ACCTCTCCGGCGTCATTTTGGAAAATCAGCAGCAGTATTCGCATAGCGTAACTGCGTGCGTGATGAAAAAACGTTTCTTGGTCGAAACCCTAATCGGAATCCTTCCGCCGGAGAAAGACTCCGTTTCATGTAACTTCCTCCTCCGTCTACTCAGAACCGCCAATATTGTCGGAGCAGATACGGACTACAAGGCCGACCTCGAAGTGAGGATATCATGGCAGCTAGAAGAAGCTTCCCTCACAGAGCTAATGATACCTTCTTTCAGTCACACTTGTGCTGCGTTGCTCGACGTAGAGCTAGTGACTCGAGTGGTGAAGAACTTTGCAAGAATATACAATGAAGGAATCAAAAGCGGTACTTCTCTCATTAAAGTGGCGAAGCTCGTAGACTCTTACCTCGCGGAAGCTGCCGCAGACCTCAATTTAAGCCTCATAGAGTTTATTACCCTCACGGATGCTCTCCCTAGACATTCTCGTGTAACAGAAGATGGCTTATACCTCGCTTTGGACACTTATCTCAAGGTAagataatgtaaaaaaaatacttacgGTTGTCAGGTGGTTGAAAGGttcaaaaatttattgatttaatTGGTTTTAGGCACATCCTGATGTGACAAAGCAAGAGAGGAGGAGACTTTGTGGGCTAATAGGCATCAAGAAGTTATCAATGGGGGCGTCTCTTCACGCTGCAGAAAATCCTCGCTTACCAGTGAGAACTATTATTCATATTTTGTTCACTGAACAGACAAAGTTGAGTCATGGCCCCCACAACAACAGCATTGACTGTAATGTCTCATCATTATGTCGAAACCCTTCGGGTTCACACTTCTCAGAGCCTGCTCCTAGTTGGTGCGTGTCGAAATTCGACATGAATGTTCAACAAGCGGAGATTAGCAGATTGAGAGCAGGCATAGGTAAGTTACACAACGAGTGTGAAGCTATGCGAAGGCAgttaaagaaagagaagaaaggtGGTAGGAGTAGTACTGGTAATACTTGTGGGAGTAAGTGGTATTTTAGGTGGAAGATGCTTAGATTTAGTAAGTGTTTTAGCACTAACGATGTGGAAAAGAAGAATGGCGGTGAGGTTGGAGATAacaaagaaggagaagaagagtttGCGTTGGAGGATCTGACTACTGGTAACAAAATAACATTaatctattatttttctttaaaagtaGAAAACTCTGATATACATGCttacattggagtaaaacccatatttataatagagttcttctatttttaaagaaaaatcatgATGTGGGTTGATGATGCTctaaaagaagaaaatacaattttgaaaaatCTTGTCGGTTGTTATTTTATGCATTTATTTTGCAGTCCTTGGTGATGCAATCGCAAGTTCAGGACAAGTCGATAACAGGGAAGACCCGACCGCGCTGATCATACCAGATCAGCAAATAAAGAGGAACCGGGAAGGGAAGAGACTAAAAAAGGAAATGAACCAGTTAATGAAGCAGTTGGTCGAGGGTGATAGAAAGATCAATACCACATCATCCTCAGCTCAAAAGATCGTGGACGAGGCTACACACCACCAACACCAAAACTTACCAAACCCTGATAAGTTTGGACTCTTAACCAAAACTACTAGGATCAACAATCACATTCATGTACCAGACGACTCTGATCTTTGCACTTTAAAATATGGAGGTTCCAACCAACCCATCAACGCACGTTACTGTTGTTCAACACCATCATTGTTCAAAGAAGTCTGATTCGTTCCCAAACCGTCATATGTCTTATTTGGTTCAGAGAGATATATCTGGCAGTTAATGATAAGAAGCTCCAACGACCACTTGCCTTAACTGGCTTCCACAAAATCAGTTACTCCATGATTAATCTTGTTGTTTTTTTCTATCTTTCTTTACTTGTTTTTCAGAccacttgttttcttttctGTAATAGGTGATGTGATCCGGCCAACGTCCGGTAGCTTTTAAGCTTCGGTGCTgtgctttttgtttgtttttactctttttttcatgagaattcaTGGATTTAATGTgagagtttaaaaatatatagtatgttGTGTTAGAATTTTCTATTTAGATTTAGCTATGTTTTTGGCATATTTTGAAGTGAATATGTTTTGTTGGTGGGTTCCGAATGCATCTCTAATAGTTCGGTATTTTTATCGTAGATCTTTTAGAGCTCTTCTTCATTGGAACTTGGAAGATATGATGTTTGCACACGTATAGTCAGAACTCAGTCTTCCGGTAGGTAGTTGTGGATATGATGCAGTGCTGCAACAACGGTCCTAGCCATATGATTTTCAATTTAATTACCGGATTTTTATCTCTTAATTTTAAGTCaagtttttcttagattttggtGTTTAacatttaacaatttttaatatgtgtaaaaaaCCATAATTGACATCAAGGCAAGAGTAATCATTTAGTTTAGATAACAACCATTAATAAAAGTTAACAAAGAAATTTGAGATCAAAATCGTTTACTTTCTTTAGATGTACGTAACATAATTATATGTTTGGTTAATAATCTGTCATAATTATAGTATTTagtacatataaataaaatattatttaaatattaattattccaATATGTCAAATCAATGAAGAATCGTTAATTATCTGTTTTTACTGCTTAAACTAACGTTTAAGGCATAAGTCTTAGGCTATTGATTTCAGtcacattaaattaattaacagaGAACAATATTCTTTATGAATTGTGAAAATACTAGACATTCAATGAAAGATAAACCACGTTTAATTAAGGGATAATTTGAAAGCTACCTTTTATggtataaaatttgaatgatacTTAGGGTGTAACtggttttaagtttttagaataCCATGAATGAgacgaattaaaaaaatggaatacaAAAGATGGAACGATGACAATAAAAGGAATATGATTATTggaattataaatatttatgtaacatGAATGGTAGTTTTTCAAAGGAACGTAGTGGAATGGAAATAAATTGaatttaaactaaataatttttttttaaatgatataaaacTCTTAATTTATCTTTCATTCCTTCAATTCCATCTATTCATGAGACTTTTTGTTTCTGAATACATTTTGGCTGCAACTGGATGTACATATTTTGGAATAAAATTGTATGGAATGAGTCATTTATGAAGATTCCATAAAAATGTTACCATTTGAGATGAATTAAGGGTGTAACTGGTAACAACTAAAAGGAATATATAGAATGATAGGAATTATAATTTCTGGAATTTAATGAAATGGAATCAGCATTCCACTTATTCTAAAACGTTTTTGATTTGGAATGATTTTTCAAAtgatagttatttttttttctggaatgTTATGGAATGAAATAGAATACACATTCCATTTTTTAGTTGTAACtggtgaattttttttggaatgcaCATGAATCAAGTATTCTGGAagtttttattccaaaaaacTGCATTCCAGTTGCAGCTTTTAACTACGTTCATCTATTTCCACATATTCCATTTGGAATTAGTGGGATAAACATTTTTTCATTCAACTCAAATGGTAATATTTTAATGGAATCTTTGTGAATGACTCATTCCATAcaattttattccaaaaaataGACATCCAGT
The window above is part of the Brassica napus cultivar Da-Ae chromosome C3, Da-Ae, whole genome shotgun sequence genome. Proteins encoded here:
- the LOC125583523 gene encoding root phototropism protein 3-like; amino-acid sequence: MTRASLPVSVITSSKSPLQAAGGTKSFWFEGDGFVHDVDCFVKTIATIKANGARPGHIGSIIAHYASTRLPDLSGVILENQQQYSHSVTACVMKKRFLVETLIGILPPEKDSVSCNFLLRLLRTANIVGADTDYKADLEVRISWQLEEASLTELMIPSFSHTCAALLDVELVTRVVKNFARIYNEGIKSGTSLIKVAKLVDSYLAEAAADLNLSLIEFITLTDALPRHSRVTEDGLYLALDTYLKAHPDVTKQERRRLCGLIGIKKLSMGASLHAAENPRLPVRTIIHILFTEQTKLSHGPHNNSIDCNVSSLCRNPSGSHFSEPAPSWCVSKFDMNVQQAEISRLRAGIGKLHNECEAMRRQLKKEKKGGRSSTGNTCGSKWYFRWKMLRFSKCFSTNDVEKKNGGEVGDNKEGEEEFALEDLTTVLGDAIASSGQVDNREDPTALIIPDQQIKRNREGKRLKKEMNQLMKQLVEGDRKINTTSSSAQKIVDEATHHQHQNLPNPDKFGLLTKTTRINNHIHVPDDSDLCTLKYGGSNQPINARYCCSTPSLFKEV